Below is a genomic region from uncultured Sunxiuqinia sp..
CCGCATCCAGCATTTCAATATATCGAATAAGCTGATCAGTAATTTCCCGAAAGCGAAGTTGTTGTTTTTGAGTAATCCAGCTTGTTTTTTCAAGTTGAATTTTCAAAAAAGCCTCTCGCTGAGGAACCAAAAAACGCTTTAGTTGAATAATTTGTCTGCGGATATTGTGAATGTCATTTCGATAGTCTTTATCTTCATTATCTAATACCAATTCTTCAATTTCAGCCGAACGATCTTCGATATCCTCCATAAAATCCCCCATTCTGAGAATCAGGCGTTCGCATAAGTAAACAAGAAAATGGGCAGCCGACTTGGGACTGTTCCCCGCTTCAATTTGAGAAGCCAGATCATTTACCGACAGAATACTGCGTCTTTGGCAGGTGATAATCCGGTTTTTACCAACCAACATCCGAACAGAAACCATGTCCTCGGGATCTGCCCCTTCAGCCAGATTGACTCCTCTCAACATGAACAGCATATCATCGTTGGAAATTGACAGTCTTGGTCTTGTTTCTCCTTTTAATAAAGCGTCAACAAACAACTCATCGAGACCATCAATAGATCGGATTGTATCGGAAGTATCAGGCTTTGTTAAATCAAACTGCAACCATTGATAGGCATTGTGAGGAATGGGTTGGTGAACTTGATCCTCACTTATTTTTTCAAAAGATTTTGTTGTTGGAAAAATATTGAATCCATTAATAAGTGACATAACGAAATCGAATTAATTTGATTCAATATACAAAGGTTTTCCGATAATGCGAACAGAACAGATAAGCAAAAACTACTTGTTTACTTCTCGAAATGTTCTTTTCCTCTCCAAATAAAATTTCCAGATAATGCTCTTCACCAAAATTTCATCATGCCACTGAGGTGTCGCAATTTTTTTGAGTTGAATTCTCTTTTTTCGAAGTTTTTTGTGTGAACGGTAAAATGCGGCATGTGCCTGAAAGACGCTGAAAAAACCTTTCGTGTTTCCTTCACTCAATAGCTTAAATGCAGCAGCACCGTCTAAAAGCATCCGAACAACAATAACTTTATAAAATTTTCGGCGGGGAAGATTTTTGTACAACAGCCACAAGCTATTTCGAAAATTCAGGAACAACTTTTTAGGATTGTCATACGACAAAGTTCCGCCTCCGAGATGATAAACCTTACTGAATGGGGTGTATCGAATTTGAAAACCCATATTTTTTAAACGCCAGCAAATGTCGATTTCCTCCATATGGGCCCAGAAATCAGAATCGAAACCACCTGCTTTATGAAAATAACTGGCACGAACCGCCATGCACGCTCCGGTTGCCCAAAAAATATTGCAAACTTGGTCGAACTGCCCTTCATCCTTCTCCATCACATTAAGAATACGTCCCCGGCAAAAAGGAAAACCTAGCTTGTCGATAAACCCGCCGGCAGCTCCTGCATATTCAAACTCATCCTTTTTATTCCAACTAAGCACTTTGGGTTGAACGGCTGCAACGGAATCGTCTTCTTCCATTGCTTGAATCAATGGGCTAATCCAGTCGGGTGTAACCTCAACATCTGAATTCAGCAAAATGTAATAATCAGCTTCAATATTCTTTAACGCCAAATTATAGCCTTTTGCAAAACCATGATTTTCACCCAAATGAATAATCTTCAACTGCGGATAATTGCTTTCAAGAAAAGTTATAGAATCGTCGTCAGAATTGTTGTCGGCGATAATAATTTCAACTCCTTCATCCTGACTATTTTCAATAACAGAGGGTAAATACTGCTTTAGCAATTTCTTGCCGTTCCAGTTTAAGATAACAATCGCAACCTTGGGTGAATTCATCCGACAAATATAGTCAGGAAATTAGAATTCGGGAAAGGATACTTATTAGGTTTTCTTTCTCCATATTGCCAAGTACTTCCTGAACTTTTGCCAACTTGTTTTTTTTTGTCGATTCAACAATGGCTTTCAATGCTTTAAACTGCTTCCCTGTGAGTTCCTCCTCCATCAGTTCCCATACTTTATCTGCCGAGGATGCCGGGTCAGGCAAACCTAAACTTTCCAACTCTAAAATAGCAGCTTCCAGTATTTCATCAGCCTGCATTTTTACAGGATCATCCGACTTTTCGTTGCCCGTTGC
It encodes:
- a CDS encoding zinc transporter ZntB; protein product: MSLINGFNIFPTTKSFEKISEDQVHQPIPHNAYQWLQFDLTKPDTSDTIRSIDGLDELFVDALLKGETRPRLSISNDDMLFMLRGVNLAEGADPEDMVSVRMLVGKNRIITCQRRSILSVNDLASQIEAGNSPKSAAHFLVYLCERLILRMGDFMEDIEDRSAEIEELVLDNEDKDYRNDIHNIRRQIIQLKRFLVPQREAFLKIQLEKTSWITQKQQLRFREITDQLIRYIEMLDAARDMGTVSQETLYNRQNDEMNKRMYVLTIVAAFFLPLGFFTGLLGVNLAGIPKADSPLAFLIFIIILLTIVGFQFWLFKKNRWL
- a CDS encoding glycosyltransferase family 2 protein; the encoded protein is MNSPKVAIVILNWNGKKLLKQYLPSVIENSQDEGVEIIIADNNSDDDSITFLESNYPQLKIIHLGENHGFAKGYNLALKNIEADYYILLNSDVEVTPDWISPLIQAMEEDDSVAAVQPKVLSWNKKDEFEYAGAAGGFIDKLGFPFCRGRILNVMEKDEGQFDQVCNIFWATGACMAVRASYFHKAGGFDSDFWAHMEEIDICWRLKNMGFQIRYTPFSKVYHLGGGTLSYDNPKKLFLNFRNSLWLLYKNLPRRKFYKVIVVRMLLDGAAAFKLLSEGNTKGFFSVFQAHAAFYRSHKKLRKKRIQLKKIATPQWHDEILVKSIIWKFYLERKRTFREVNK